From a single Leptidea sinapis chromosome 1, ilLepSina1.1, whole genome shotgun sequence genomic region:
- the LOC126967165 gene encoding protein ABHD11-like, with translation MYLNKLIHHGMRFRAFFQSDRIRCLNHFTNIETVDTAFSVHDAYQDTTKPPLVVLHALMGSKYHWESMSMAINKATGRKVIAVDARNHGDSPHSPEITYIHMAHDLKRLMEKLEIPRVSVLGHSMGGRTAMAFSLLFPELVSSLAVVEVTPIKTPLSLPFIHSLLDAMASISFESSVLTSDARELANERLKTVTPNEKIRNYLILNLINSHTSTQTWKVNIPALRKNFEEHLYKFPTSLLRLQYSGPMTFIAGALSNHVDIEDMPEIRKSFPAAEVVYIEGGNHWSHIEKPEIFEKTVCKFLEDN, from the exons ATGTACCTAAATAAGTTAATTCATCATGGCATGCGATTTCGTGCATTTTTTCAGTCGGACAGGATTAGATGTCTCAATCATTTCACAAACATTGAAACGGTAGACACTGCATTTTCGGTGCACGATGCCTACCAAGATACCACCAAACCACCTCTGGTAGTATTACATGCGTTAATGGGATCAAAATACCACTGGGAAAGTATGAGCATGGCTATCAACAAAGCAACTGGTAGGAAAGTAATAGCAGTTGATGCTCGTAACCATGGTGACAGTCCACACTCACCAGAGATCACTTATATCCATATGGCACACGACTTGAAAAGACTAATGGAGAAACTAGAAATACCAAGAGTATCAGTTCTTGGACACAGTATGGGTGGTCGAACAGCAATGGCGTTTTCCCTTCTCTTT CCGGAGCTGGTATCAAGTCTTGCTGTTGTCGAAGTGACACCAATTAAAACTCCACTTTCTTTGCCCTTCATACATAGCCTTCTCGACGCTATGGCTTCGATATCGTTTGAATCTAGTGTCTTAACGTCAGATGCGAGAGAACTGGCAAACGAAAGATTAAAAACAGTTACACCGAACGAAAAGAtaagaaactatttaatattgaacttGATTAATTCGCATACGAGTACACAAACCTGGAAAGTTAATATTCCGGCTTTGAGGAAGAATTTCGAGGAGCATTTGTATAAGTTTCCTACGAGTTTGTTAAGACTCCAGTATAGTGGTCCCATGACGTTTATTGCTGGAGCACTTTCGAATCATGTTGA tatAGAAGACATGCCAGAAATTAGAAAATCTTTCCCAGCAGCAGAGGTTGTTTATATAGAAGGAGGTAACCACTGGTCTCATATAGAGAAGCcagaaatatttgaaaagaCTGTGTGCAAATTTTTGGAagataattaa
- the LOC126967012 gene encoding 2-(3-amino-3-carboxypropyl)histidine synthase subunit 1, protein MEDLAANPNIVVVRAKPEGQRKTFKPNVRSVNKIPDELLNDPLINRACEALPSNYNFEIHKTIWRIRTLGSKRIALQLPEGLTMFATTLCDIIEAFTEADTVIMGDVTYGACCVDDFTAQALGVDLLVHYGHSCLIPIDQTNIKVLYIFVDIKIDPSHFIETIKLNFPRKTHLALVSTIQFVTTLHSVSKNLREEDYVVTVPQSKPLSPGEILGCTAPKLNADCIIYLGDGRFHLEAIMIANPNIPAYKYDPYEKKFTSEEYEHEIMKMNRNNQIKIASEGSKFGLILGTLGRQGSTKVLANLEKQISNSNKNYIKILLSEIFPSKLALFGMDAFVQVACPRLSIDWGTAFPKPLLTPYECSVSLGNSKWLKDDGTYPMDFYSNDSLGPWTPNYKPVLCSESDKKCDNCCGRKK, encoded by the exons ATGGAAGATTTAGCAGCGAATCCTAATATAGTAGTAGTGCGAGCGAAACCAGAGGGCCAAAGAAAAACTTTTAAACCCAACGTGCGATCAGTGAATAAAATACCAGATGAACTACTTAATGATCCTTTAATAAATAGAGCATGTGAAGCTCTTCCAAGTaactataattttgaaatacataAGACGATATGGAGGATTCGAACTCTAGGTTCAAAGAGAATTGCTCTTCAATTACCTGAAG GTCTGACTATGTTTGCGACAACTCTATGTGATATAATTGAAGCATTTACTGAAGCTGACACTGTAATAATGGGAGATGTGACATATGGGGCATGCTGTGTCGATGACTTTACAGCTCAAGCCCTTGGTGTAGACCTACTAGTGCATTATGGACACTCCTGTCTTATCCCAATAGaccaaacaaatataaaagtactatatatttttgttgaCATAAAAATTGATCCATCACACTTTATAGAAACAATAAAGTTGAACTTTCCAAGGAAAACACATTTAGCATTAGTAAGTACTATTCAATTTGTTACAACTCTTCATTCGGTTTCGAAGAATCTCAGAGAAGAAGATTATGTTGTCACAGTTCCACAAAGTAAACCTTTATCTCCTGGTGAAATCTTGGGATGTACTGCACCTAAACTAAATGCTGACTGTATTATATATCTTGGTGATGGTAGATTTCATCTAGAAGCCATTATGATAGCTAATCCTAATATACCAGCATATAAATATGatccatatgaaaaaaaattcacaTCTGAAGAATATGAACATGAAATTATGAAAATGAACAggaataatcaaataaaaattgcaTCAGAAGGAAGTAAATTTGGTCTGATTCTTGGAACATTAGGAAGACAGGGAAGCACAAAAGTACTAGCAAATTTAGAGAAACAAATTTCTAATTCCAACAAAAACTATATCAAGATACTGCTGTCTGAAATATTTCCTAGTAAGTTGGCATTATTTGGAATGGATGCCTTTGTCCAAGTTGCTTGTCCTCGATTATCAATAGATTGGGGCACAGCTTTTCCCAAACCATTACTTACACCTTATGAATGTTCAGTATCCTTAGGGAACTCTAAATGGCTGAAGGATGATGGTACTTATCCAATGGATTTCTATTCTAATGACAGTTTGGGTCCGTGGACACCAAACTacaaaccagtgttgtgttcaGAGAGTGATAAAAAGTGTGACAACTGTTGTGGTAGAAAGAAATGA